The following are encoded in a window of Haliotis asinina isolate JCU_RB_2024 chromosome 14, JCU_Hal_asi_v2, whole genome shotgun sequence genomic DNA:
- the LOC137260965 gene encoding liprin-beta-1-like isoform X3, with product MYRRSFPCPDVNGYLSETAEDRVRRLEADKASLSLQVSVLGDQVEAQSEKIRDMEQHLDDRRNRLITSEEMLQAELLTRTSLETHKLDLMAEISSLKIKLATADKDRRELDDRLRSAQRQITELEAKNTIKEAEICELRSRLGKNGTIIPAESGGDVSRDSVRERTLDRLKRKQTEVEKLKKAVDSLMIANDDKDRKLEDMKRLLKRYRRVEELLVQAQGRKVVDELLVNEDDTSSTSSSTTPSVGDAIRENSHYEYNDGRHYLASPSATSTPVHAGDRTGTNQYGTPHLPPNTREALGMTRSNSCENVAPAQQKTPSTSKKKGGATDTVGYGTLPKERFREQEVKEPKRNRGFPMFGKTLMRVRSGKRSCSAPNLVVTDDEDGLQHLGHGSNIAHDKKKRGLRRLFGKLKRSSSQDFDGDREGEFRRGGVRATATARLGWSKDLKGTADLDIPFARWDGDRVTAWMNDIGLNMYLVDCKRWVRNGEQLLRASTQDLEKELGMKNGLHRKKLQLALQAIGSESTEKLGELDHNWVARWLDDIGLPQYKDSFYDARIDGRMLHYMTVEDLLALRVSNELHHISIKRGIQVLRINGFNQQCLKRRPSAQEGQLMNIAGDVALWTNHRVMEWLRTIDLSEYAPNMRGSAVHGAIMVLEPRFNAELFAQLLSIPTSKTLLRRHLSTHFVSLIGPEVQQKKREFEASPGYVPLLPSNKIKRGKFGIFGHKRSKSETEADGFICPMDISSPVDKEKLRNGTTNGTHDPKTEKAAKEIGAFSKEINSLTNMLAHDRFFENVQTSNV from the exons GAGCTGTTGACACGGACGTCGCTAGAGACTCACAAGCTGGATCTGATGGCGGAGATCTCCAGCCTCAAGATCAAGCTGGCTACAGCTGACAAGGACAGACGCGAGTTAGACGACAGACTTCGGTCAGCACAG AGACAAATAACAGAACTCGAGGCCAAAAACACTATAAAAGAAGCGGAAATCTGTGAACTAAGATCACGACTTGGGAAGAATGGCACAATTATCCCAGCAGAATCTGGAG GAGACGTCTCAAGAGATTCAGTTCGCGAGCGAACATTAGATAGACTAAAGCGAAAAC AAACCGAAGTTGAAAAGCTTAAGAAGGCTGTGGATTCACTGATGATTGCAAACGATGACAAG GATCGGAAATTGGAAGATATGAAGCGACTACTGAAACGGTATCGACGTGTGGAGGAATTACTTGTTCAAGCACAAGGTCGCAAAG TGGTAGATGAGCTGCTTGTAAACGAAGATGACACGAGTTCAACAAGCTCATCCACAACGCCTTCTGTAGGTGATGCCATCCGAGAAAACTCACAT TATGAGTACAATGACGGCCGCCACTACCTCGCATCCCCAAGTGCAACAAgcacaccag TTCATGCAGGAGACCGAACTGGAACAAACCAGTATGGAACACCTCATCTACCGCCAAACACGCGCGAAGCCCTGGGCATGACGCGGtcaaacagttgtgaaaatgtGGCACCAGCCCAGCAGAAA acTCCGTCCACAAGTAAGAAGAAGGGCGGAGCTACTGACACTGTTGGTTACGGTACGTTGCCTAAAGAGCGTTTTAGGGAGCAGGAAGTCAAAGAACCCAAGCGCAATCGAGGCTTCCCCATGTTTGGGAAAACTCTAATGCGAGTCCGATCAGGAAAGCGGAGCTGCTCTGCGCCCAACTTAG TTGTCACAGACGATGAAGATGGTCTTCAACATCTCGGACATGGAAGTAATATAGCCCATGATAAGAAAAAGAGAGGTCTTCGGAGGTTGTTCGGAAA ATTAAAACGAAGCAGTTCTCAGGACTTTGATGGTGATCGCGAGGGAGAGTTCCGACGTGGGGGTGTACGAGCTACCGCCACAGCCAGATTGGGCTGGTCAAAGGATCTCAAGGGAACGGC AGATCTTGACATCCCGTTTGCCCGGTGGGATGGTGACCGAGTTACTGCCTGGATGAATGACATTGGCCTGAACATGTACCTGGTGGACTGCAAGCGTTGGGTGCGCAACGGAGAACAGTTGCTACGTGCATCGACACAAGACCTTGAAAAG GAACTGGGAATGAAGAATGGCCTTCATCGGAAGAAGCTTCAGCTGGCCCTGCAGGCAATTGGATCAGAGTCCACGGAGAAGCTGGGAGAACTGGACCACAACTGGGTAGCAC GCTGGCTAGATGACATCGGGCTGCCACAGTACAAGGACTCATTCTATGATGCCCGAATTGATGGAAGGATGCTTCACTATATGACTGTG GAGGATCTGCTGGCCTTGCGGGTGAGCAACGAGCTGCACCATATCAGCATCAAGCGAGGTATTCAGGTGTTGAGGATCAACGGGTTCAACCAGCAATGCCTCAAACGCCGACCATCAGCTCAAGAG GGTCAGCTGATGAACATTGCTGGTGATGTTGCGTTGTGGACCAACCACCGTGTGATGGAGTGGCTACGAACTATTGACCTGTCGGAGTATGCCCCCAACATGCGTGGGAGTGCGGTACACGGGGCAATCATG GTGCTAGAGCCGCGCTTCAATGCAGAGCTGTTTGCCCAGTTGCTGTCTATCCCGACCAGCAAGACCCTGCTGCGGCGCCACCTCAGTACACACTTCGTCAGTCTGATTGGTCCAGAGGTGCAGCAGAAGAAGAGGGAGTTTGAGGCCTCCCCAGGATATGTTCCACTCTTGCCCAGCAACAAGATCAAG AGGGGAAAGTTTGGAATATTTGGACACAAGCGTAGCAAGTCTGAGACAGAAGCTGATGGATTCATCTGTCCTATGGATATCTCCTCCCCAGTAGACAAAGAGAAACTGCGTAACGGTACCACCAATGGGACACATGAT CCTAAGACTGAGAAAGCAGCCAAAGAAATAGGTGCCTTCTCAAAGGAAATAAACTCTCTCACA AACATGCTAGCACACGACCGATTCTTCGAGAATGTCCAAACTTCCAACGTATGA
- the LOC137260965 gene encoding liprin-beta-1-like isoform X7 gives MYRRSFPCPDVNGYLSETAEDRVRRLEADKASLSLQVSVLGDQVEAQSEKIRDMEQHLDDRRNRLITSEEMLQAELLTRTSLETHKLDLMAEISSLKIKLATADKDRRELDDRLRSAQRQITELEAKNTIKEAEICELRSRLGKNGTIIPAESGGDVSRDSVRERTLDRLKRKQTEVEKLKKAVDSLMIANDDKDRKLEDMKRLLKRYRRVEELLVQAQGRKVVDELLVNEDDTSSTSSSTTPSVGDAIRENSHYEYNDGRHYLASPSATSTPVHAGDRTGTNQYGTPHLPPNTREALGMTRSNSCENVAPAQQKTPSTSKKKGGATDTVGYVVTDDEDGLQHLGHGSNIAHDKKKRGLRRLFGKLKRSSSQDFDGDREGEFRRGGVRATATARLGWSKDLKGTADLDIPFARWDGDRVTAWMNDIGLNMYLVDCKRWVRNGEQLLRASTQDLEKELGMKNGLHRKKLQLALQAIGSESTEKLGELDHNWVARWLDDIGLPQYKDSFYDARIDGRMLHYMTVEDLLALRVSNELHHISIKRGIQVLRINGFNQQCLKRRPSAQEGQLMNIAGDVALWTNHRVMEWLRTIDLSEYAPNMRGSAVHGAIMVLEPRFNAELFAQLLSIPTSKTLLRRHLSTHFVSLIGPEVQQKKREFEASPGYVPLLPSNKIKRGKFGIFGHKRSKSETEADGFICPMDISSPVDKEKLRNGTTNGTHDPKTEKAAKEIGAFSKEINSLTNMLAHDRFFENVQTSNV, from the exons GAGCTGTTGACACGGACGTCGCTAGAGACTCACAAGCTGGATCTGATGGCGGAGATCTCCAGCCTCAAGATCAAGCTGGCTACAGCTGACAAGGACAGACGCGAGTTAGACGACAGACTTCGGTCAGCACAG AGACAAATAACAGAACTCGAGGCCAAAAACACTATAAAAGAAGCGGAAATCTGTGAACTAAGATCACGACTTGGGAAGAATGGCACAATTATCCCAGCAGAATCTGGAG GAGACGTCTCAAGAGATTCAGTTCGCGAGCGAACATTAGATAGACTAAAGCGAAAAC AAACCGAAGTTGAAAAGCTTAAGAAGGCTGTGGATTCACTGATGATTGCAAACGATGACAAG GATCGGAAATTGGAAGATATGAAGCGACTACTGAAACGGTATCGACGTGTGGAGGAATTACTTGTTCAAGCACAAGGTCGCAAAG TGGTAGATGAGCTGCTTGTAAACGAAGATGACACGAGTTCAACAAGCTCATCCACAACGCCTTCTGTAGGTGATGCCATCCGAGAAAACTCACAT TATGAGTACAATGACGGCCGCCACTACCTCGCATCCCCAAGTGCAACAAgcacaccag TTCATGCAGGAGACCGAACTGGAACAAACCAGTATGGAACACCTCATCTACCGCCAAACACGCGCGAAGCCCTGGGCATGACGCGGtcaaacagttgtgaaaatgtGGCACCAGCCCAGCAGAAA acTCCGTCCACAAGTAAGAAGAAGGGCGGAGCTACTGACACTGTTGGTTACG TTGTCACAGACGATGAAGATGGTCTTCAACATCTCGGACATGGAAGTAATATAGCCCATGATAAGAAAAAGAGAGGTCTTCGGAGGTTGTTCGGAAA ATTAAAACGAAGCAGTTCTCAGGACTTTGATGGTGATCGCGAGGGAGAGTTCCGACGTGGGGGTGTACGAGCTACCGCCACAGCCAGATTGGGCTGGTCAAAGGATCTCAAGGGAACGGC AGATCTTGACATCCCGTTTGCCCGGTGGGATGGTGACCGAGTTACTGCCTGGATGAATGACATTGGCCTGAACATGTACCTGGTGGACTGCAAGCGTTGGGTGCGCAACGGAGAACAGTTGCTACGTGCATCGACACAAGACCTTGAAAAG GAACTGGGAATGAAGAATGGCCTTCATCGGAAGAAGCTTCAGCTGGCCCTGCAGGCAATTGGATCAGAGTCCACGGAGAAGCTGGGAGAACTGGACCACAACTGGGTAGCAC GCTGGCTAGATGACATCGGGCTGCCACAGTACAAGGACTCATTCTATGATGCCCGAATTGATGGAAGGATGCTTCACTATATGACTGTG GAGGATCTGCTGGCCTTGCGGGTGAGCAACGAGCTGCACCATATCAGCATCAAGCGAGGTATTCAGGTGTTGAGGATCAACGGGTTCAACCAGCAATGCCTCAAACGCCGACCATCAGCTCAAGAG GGTCAGCTGATGAACATTGCTGGTGATGTTGCGTTGTGGACCAACCACCGTGTGATGGAGTGGCTACGAACTATTGACCTGTCGGAGTATGCCCCCAACATGCGTGGGAGTGCGGTACACGGGGCAATCATG GTGCTAGAGCCGCGCTTCAATGCAGAGCTGTTTGCCCAGTTGCTGTCTATCCCGACCAGCAAGACCCTGCTGCGGCGCCACCTCAGTACACACTTCGTCAGTCTGATTGGTCCAGAGGTGCAGCAGAAGAAGAGGGAGTTTGAGGCCTCCCCAGGATATGTTCCACTCTTGCCCAGCAACAAGATCAAG AGGGGAAAGTTTGGAATATTTGGACACAAGCGTAGCAAGTCTGAGACAGAAGCTGATGGATTCATCTGTCCTATGGATATCTCCTCCCCAGTAGACAAAGAGAAACTGCGTAACGGTACCACCAATGGGACACATGAT CCTAAGACTGAGAAAGCAGCCAAAGAAATAGGTGCCTTCTCAAAGGAAATAAACTCTCTCACA AACATGCTAGCACACGACCGATTCTTCGAGAATGTCCAAACTTCCAACGTATGA
- the LOC137260965 gene encoding liprin-beta-1-like isoform X6, which translates to MSRTNGVRPASTGAYVSMWESKLQELMELLTRTSLETHKLDLMAEISSLKIKLATADKDRRELDDRLRSAQRQITELEAKNTIKEAEICELRSRLGKNGTIIPAESGGDVSRDSVRERTLDRLKRKQTEVEKLKKAVDSLMIANDDKDRKLEDMKRLLKRYRRVEELLVQAQGRKVVDELLVNEDDTSSTSSSTTPSVGDAIRENSHYEYNDGRHYLASPSATSTPVHAGDRTGTNQYGTPHLPPNTREALGMTRSNSCENVAPAQQKTPSTSKKKGGATDTVGYGTLPKERFREQEVKEPKRNRGFPMFGKTLMRVRSGKRSCSAPNLAHTEVVTDDEDGLQHLGHGSNIAHDKKKRGLRRLFGKLKRSSSQDFDGDREGEFRRGGVRATATARLGWSKDLKGTADLDIPFARWDGDRVTAWMNDIGLNMYLVDCKRWVRNGEQLLRASTQDLEKELGMKNGLHRKKLQLALQAIGSESTEKLGELDHNWVARWLDDIGLPQYKDSFYDARIDGRMLHYMTVEDLLALRVSNELHHISIKRGIQVLRINGFNQQCLKRRPSAQEGQLMNIAGDVALWTNHRVMEWLRTIDLSEYAPNMRGSAVHGAIMVLEPRFNAELFAQLLSIPTSKTLLRRHLSTHFVSLIGPEVQQKKREFEASPGYVPLLPSNKIKRGKFGIFGHKRSKSETEADGFICPMDISSPVDKEKLRNGTTNGTHDPKTEKAAKEIGAFSKEINSLTNMLAHDRFFENVQTSNV; encoded by the exons ATGTCCCGTACAAATGGAGTCCGCCCAGCAAGCACTGGAGCTTATGTCTCTATGTGGGAGAGCAAACTGCAGGAGCTTATG GAGCTGTTGACACGGACGTCGCTAGAGACTCACAAGCTGGATCTGATGGCGGAGATCTCCAGCCTCAAGATCAAGCTGGCTACAGCTGACAAGGACAGACGCGAGTTAGACGACAGACTTCGGTCAGCACAG AGACAAATAACAGAACTCGAGGCCAAAAACACTATAAAAGAAGCGGAAATCTGTGAACTAAGATCACGACTTGGGAAGAATGGCACAATTATCCCAGCAGAATCTGGAG GAGACGTCTCAAGAGATTCAGTTCGCGAGCGAACATTAGATAGACTAAAGCGAAAAC AAACCGAAGTTGAAAAGCTTAAGAAGGCTGTGGATTCACTGATGATTGCAAACGATGACAAG GATCGGAAATTGGAAGATATGAAGCGACTACTGAAACGGTATCGACGTGTGGAGGAATTACTTGTTCAAGCACAAGGTCGCAAAG TGGTAGATGAGCTGCTTGTAAACGAAGATGACACGAGTTCAACAAGCTCATCCACAACGCCTTCTGTAGGTGATGCCATCCGAGAAAACTCACAT TATGAGTACAATGACGGCCGCCACTACCTCGCATCCCCAAGTGCAACAAgcacaccag TTCATGCAGGAGACCGAACTGGAACAAACCAGTATGGAACACCTCATCTACCGCCAAACACGCGCGAAGCCCTGGGCATGACGCGGtcaaacagttgtgaaaatgtGGCACCAGCCCAGCAGAAA acTCCGTCCACAAGTAAGAAGAAGGGCGGAGCTACTGACACTGTTGGTTACGGTACGTTGCCTAAAGAGCGTTTTAGGGAGCAGGAAGTCAAAGAACCCAAGCGCAATCGAGGCTTCCCCATGTTTGGGAAAACTCTAATGCGAGTCCGATCAGGAAAGCGGAGCTGCTCTGCGCCCAACTTAG CTCACACTGAAGTTGTCACAGACGATGAAGATGGTCTTCAACATCTCGGACATGGAAGTAATATAGCCCATGATAAGAAAAAGAGAGGTCTTCGGAGGTTGTTCGGAAA ATTAAAACGAAGCAGTTCTCAGGACTTTGATGGTGATCGCGAGGGAGAGTTCCGACGTGGGGGTGTACGAGCTACCGCCACAGCCAGATTGGGCTGGTCAAAGGATCTCAAGGGAACGGC AGATCTTGACATCCCGTTTGCCCGGTGGGATGGTGACCGAGTTACTGCCTGGATGAATGACATTGGCCTGAACATGTACCTGGTGGACTGCAAGCGTTGGGTGCGCAACGGAGAACAGTTGCTACGTGCATCGACACAAGACCTTGAAAAG GAACTGGGAATGAAGAATGGCCTTCATCGGAAGAAGCTTCAGCTGGCCCTGCAGGCAATTGGATCAGAGTCCACGGAGAAGCTGGGAGAACTGGACCACAACTGGGTAGCAC GCTGGCTAGATGACATCGGGCTGCCACAGTACAAGGACTCATTCTATGATGCCCGAATTGATGGAAGGATGCTTCACTATATGACTGTG GAGGATCTGCTGGCCTTGCGGGTGAGCAACGAGCTGCACCATATCAGCATCAAGCGAGGTATTCAGGTGTTGAGGATCAACGGGTTCAACCAGCAATGCCTCAAACGCCGACCATCAGCTCAAGAG GGTCAGCTGATGAACATTGCTGGTGATGTTGCGTTGTGGACCAACCACCGTGTGATGGAGTGGCTACGAACTATTGACCTGTCGGAGTATGCCCCCAACATGCGTGGGAGTGCGGTACACGGGGCAATCATG GTGCTAGAGCCGCGCTTCAATGCAGAGCTGTTTGCCCAGTTGCTGTCTATCCCGACCAGCAAGACCCTGCTGCGGCGCCACCTCAGTACACACTTCGTCAGTCTGATTGGTCCAGAGGTGCAGCAGAAGAAGAGGGAGTTTGAGGCCTCCCCAGGATATGTTCCACTCTTGCCCAGCAACAAGATCAAG AGGGGAAAGTTTGGAATATTTGGACACAAGCGTAGCAAGTCTGAGACAGAAGCTGATGGATTCATCTGTCCTATGGATATCTCCTCCCCAGTAGACAAAGAGAAACTGCGTAACGGTACCACCAATGGGACACATGAT CCTAAGACTGAGAAAGCAGCCAAAGAAATAGGTGCCTTCTCAAAGGAAATAAACTCTCTCACA AACATGCTAGCACACGACCGATTCTTCGAGAATGTCCAAACTTCCAACGTATGA
- the LOC137260965 gene encoding liprin-beta-1-like isoform X4 — translation MYRRSFPCPDVNGYLSETAEDRVRRLEADKASLSLQVSVLGDQVEAQSEKIRDMEQHLDDRRNRLITSEEMLQAELLTRTSLETHKLDLMAEISSLKIKLATADKDRRELDDRLRSAQRQITELEAKNTIKEAEICELRSRLGKNGTIIPAESGETEVEKLKKAVDSLMIANDDKDRKLEDMKRLLKRYRRVEELLVQAQGRKVVDELLVNEDDTSSTSSSTTPSVGDAIRENSHYEYNDGRHYLASPSATSTPVHAGDRTGTNQYGTPHLPPNTREALGMTRSNSCENVAPAQQKTPSTSKKKGGATDTVGYGTLPKERFREQEVKEPKRNRGFPMFGKTLMRVRSGKRSCSAPNLAHTEVVTDDEDGLQHLGHGSNIAHDKKKRGLRRLFGKLKRSSSQDFDGDREGEFRRGGVRATATARLGWSKDLKGTADLDIPFARWDGDRVTAWMNDIGLNMYLVDCKRWVRNGEQLLRASTQDLEKELGMKNGLHRKKLQLALQAIGSESTEKLGELDHNWVARWLDDIGLPQYKDSFYDARIDGRMLHYMTVEDLLALRVSNELHHISIKRGIQVLRINGFNQQCLKRRPSAQEGQLMNIAGDVALWTNHRVMEWLRTIDLSEYAPNMRGSAVHGAIMVLEPRFNAELFAQLLSIPTSKTLLRRHLSTHFVSLIGPEVQQKKREFEASPGYVPLLPSNKIKRGKFGIFGHKRSKSETEADGFICPMDISSPVDKEKLRNGTTNGTHDPKTEKAAKEIGAFSKEINSLTNMLAHDRFFENVQTSNV, via the exons GAGCTGTTGACACGGACGTCGCTAGAGACTCACAAGCTGGATCTGATGGCGGAGATCTCCAGCCTCAAGATCAAGCTGGCTACAGCTGACAAGGACAGACGCGAGTTAGACGACAGACTTCGGTCAGCACAG AGACAAATAACAGAACTCGAGGCCAAAAACACTATAAAAGAAGCGGAAATCTGTGAACTAAGATCACGACTTGGGAAGAATGGCACAATTATCCCAGCAGAATCTGGAG AAACCGAAGTTGAAAAGCTTAAGAAGGCTGTGGATTCACTGATGATTGCAAACGATGACAAG GATCGGAAATTGGAAGATATGAAGCGACTACTGAAACGGTATCGACGTGTGGAGGAATTACTTGTTCAAGCACAAGGTCGCAAAG TGGTAGATGAGCTGCTTGTAAACGAAGATGACACGAGTTCAACAAGCTCATCCACAACGCCTTCTGTAGGTGATGCCATCCGAGAAAACTCACAT TATGAGTACAATGACGGCCGCCACTACCTCGCATCCCCAAGTGCAACAAgcacaccag TTCATGCAGGAGACCGAACTGGAACAAACCAGTATGGAACACCTCATCTACCGCCAAACACGCGCGAAGCCCTGGGCATGACGCGGtcaaacagttgtgaaaatgtGGCACCAGCCCAGCAGAAA acTCCGTCCACAAGTAAGAAGAAGGGCGGAGCTACTGACACTGTTGGTTACGGTACGTTGCCTAAAGAGCGTTTTAGGGAGCAGGAAGTCAAAGAACCCAAGCGCAATCGAGGCTTCCCCATGTTTGGGAAAACTCTAATGCGAGTCCGATCAGGAAAGCGGAGCTGCTCTGCGCCCAACTTAG CTCACACTGAAGTTGTCACAGACGATGAAGATGGTCTTCAACATCTCGGACATGGAAGTAATATAGCCCATGATAAGAAAAAGAGAGGTCTTCGGAGGTTGTTCGGAAA ATTAAAACGAAGCAGTTCTCAGGACTTTGATGGTGATCGCGAGGGAGAGTTCCGACGTGGGGGTGTACGAGCTACCGCCACAGCCAGATTGGGCTGGTCAAAGGATCTCAAGGGAACGGC AGATCTTGACATCCCGTTTGCCCGGTGGGATGGTGACCGAGTTACTGCCTGGATGAATGACATTGGCCTGAACATGTACCTGGTGGACTGCAAGCGTTGGGTGCGCAACGGAGAACAGTTGCTACGTGCATCGACACAAGACCTTGAAAAG GAACTGGGAATGAAGAATGGCCTTCATCGGAAGAAGCTTCAGCTGGCCCTGCAGGCAATTGGATCAGAGTCCACGGAGAAGCTGGGAGAACTGGACCACAACTGGGTAGCAC GCTGGCTAGATGACATCGGGCTGCCACAGTACAAGGACTCATTCTATGATGCCCGAATTGATGGAAGGATGCTTCACTATATGACTGTG GAGGATCTGCTGGCCTTGCGGGTGAGCAACGAGCTGCACCATATCAGCATCAAGCGAGGTATTCAGGTGTTGAGGATCAACGGGTTCAACCAGCAATGCCTCAAACGCCGACCATCAGCTCAAGAG GGTCAGCTGATGAACATTGCTGGTGATGTTGCGTTGTGGACCAACCACCGTGTGATGGAGTGGCTACGAACTATTGACCTGTCGGAGTATGCCCCCAACATGCGTGGGAGTGCGGTACACGGGGCAATCATG GTGCTAGAGCCGCGCTTCAATGCAGAGCTGTTTGCCCAGTTGCTGTCTATCCCGACCAGCAAGACCCTGCTGCGGCGCCACCTCAGTACACACTTCGTCAGTCTGATTGGTCCAGAGGTGCAGCAGAAGAAGAGGGAGTTTGAGGCCTCCCCAGGATATGTTCCACTCTTGCCCAGCAACAAGATCAAG AGGGGAAAGTTTGGAATATTTGGACACAAGCGTAGCAAGTCTGAGACAGAAGCTGATGGATTCATCTGTCCTATGGATATCTCCTCCCCAGTAGACAAAGAGAAACTGCGTAACGGTACCACCAATGGGACACATGAT CCTAAGACTGAGAAAGCAGCCAAAGAAATAGGTGCCTTCTCAAAGGAAATAAACTCTCTCACA AACATGCTAGCACACGACCGATTCTTCGAGAATGTCCAAACTTCCAACGTATGA
- the LOC137260965 gene encoding liprin-beta-1-like isoform X5: MYRRSFPCPDVNGYLSETAEDRVRRLEADKASLSLQVSVLGDQVEAQSEKIRDMEQHLDDRRNRLITSEEMLQAELLTRTSLETHKLDLMAEISSLKIKLATADKDRRELDDRLRSAQRQITELEAKNTIKEAEICELRSRLGKNGTIIPAESGGDVSRDSVRERTLDRLKRKQTEVEKLKKAVDSLMIANDDKDRKLEDMKRLLKRYRRVEELLVQAQGRKVVDELLVNEDDTSSTSSSTTPSVGDAIRENSHYEYNDGRHYLASPSATSTPVHAGDRTGTNQYGTPHLPPNTREALGMTRSNSCENVAPAQQKTPSTSKKKGGATDTVGYAHTEVVTDDEDGLQHLGHGSNIAHDKKKRGLRRLFGKLKRSSSQDFDGDREGEFRRGGVRATATARLGWSKDLKGTADLDIPFARWDGDRVTAWMNDIGLNMYLVDCKRWVRNGEQLLRASTQDLEKELGMKNGLHRKKLQLALQAIGSESTEKLGELDHNWVARWLDDIGLPQYKDSFYDARIDGRMLHYMTVEDLLALRVSNELHHISIKRGIQVLRINGFNQQCLKRRPSAQEGQLMNIAGDVALWTNHRVMEWLRTIDLSEYAPNMRGSAVHGAIMVLEPRFNAELFAQLLSIPTSKTLLRRHLSTHFVSLIGPEVQQKKREFEASPGYVPLLPSNKIKRGKFGIFGHKRSKSETEADGFICPMDISSPVDKEKLRNGTTNGTHDPKTEKAAKEIGAFSKEINSLTNMLAHDRFFENVQTSNV; this comes from the exons GAGCTGTTGACACGGACGTCGCTAGAGACTCACAAGCTGGATCTGATGGCGGAGATCTCCAGCCTCAAGATCAAGCTGGCTACAGCTGACAAGGACAGACGCGAGTTAGACGACAGACTTCGGTCAGCACAG AGACAAATAACAGAACTCGAGGCCAAAAACACTATAAAAGAAGCGGAAATCTGTGAACTAAGATCACGACTTGGGAAGAATGGCACAATTATCCCAGCAGAATCTGGAG GAGACGTCTCAAGAGATTCAGTTCGCGAGCGAACATTAGATAGACTAAAGCGAAAAC AAACCGAAGTTGAAAAGCTTAAGAAGGCTGTGGATTCACTGATGATTGCAAACGATGACAAG GATCGGAAATTGGAAGATATGAAGCGACTACTGAAACGGTATCGACGTGTGGAGGAATTACTTGTTCAAGCACAAGGTCGCAAAG TGGTAGATGAGCTGCTTGTAAACGAAGATGACACGAGTTCAACAAGCTCATCCACAACGCCTTCTGTAGGTGATGCCATCCGAGAAAACTCACAT TATGAGTACAATGACGGCCGCCACTACCTCGCATCCCCAAGTGCAACAAgcacaccag TTCATGCAGGAGACCGAACTGGAACAAACCAGTATGGAACACCTCATCTACCGCCAAACACGCGCGAAGCCCTGGGCATGACGCGGtcaaacagttgtgaaaatgtGGCACCAGCCCAGCAGAAA acTCCGTCCACAAGTAAGAAGAAGGGCGGAGCTACTGACACTGTTGGTTACG CTCACACTGAAGTTGTCACAGACGATGAAGATGGTCTTCAACATCTCGGACATGGAAGTAATATAGCCCATGATAAGAAAAAGAGAGGTCTTCGGAGGTTGTTCGGAAA ATTAAAACGAAGCAGTTCTCAGGACTTTGATGGTGATCGCGAGGGAGAGTTCCGACGTGGGGGTGTACGAGCTACCGCCACAGCCAGATTGGGCTGGTCAAAGGATCTCAAGGGAACGGC AGATCTTGACATCCCGTTTGCCCGGTGGGATGGTGACCGAGTTACTGCCTGGATGAATGACATTGGCCTGAACATGTACCTGGTGGACTGCAAGCGTTGGGTGCGCAACGGAGAACAGTTGCTACGTGCATCGACACAAGACCTTGAAAAG GAACTGGGAATGAAGAATGGCCTTCATCGGAAGAAGCTTCAGCTGGCCCTGCAGGCAATTGGATCAGAGTCCACGGAGAAGCTGGGAGAACTGGACCACAACTGGGTAGCAC GCTGGCTAGATGACATCGGGCTGCCACAGTACAAGGACTCATTCTATGATGCCCGAATTGATGGAAGGATGCTTCACTATATGACTGTG GAGGATCTGCTGGCCTTGCGGGTGAGCAACGAGCTGCACCATATCAGCATCAAGCGAGGTATTCAGGTGTTGAGGATCAACGGGTTCAACCAGCAATGCCTCAAACGCCGACCATCAGCTCAAGAG GGTCAGCTGATGAACATTGCTGGTGATGTTGCGTTGTGGACCAACCACCGTGTGATGGAGTGGCTACGAACTATTGACCTGTCGGAGTATGCCCCCAACATGCGTGGGAGTGCGGTACACGGGGCAATCATG GTGCTAGAGCCGCGCTTCAATGCAGAGCTGTTTGCCCAGTTGCTGTCTATCCCGACCAGCAAGACCCTGCTGCGGCGCCACCTCAGTACACACTTCGTCAGTCTGATTGGTCCAGAGGTGCAGCAGAAGAAGAGGGAGTTTGAGGCCTCCCCAGGATATGTTCCACTCTTGCCCAGCAACAAGATCAAG AGGGGAAAGTTTGGAATATTTGGACACAAGCGTAGCAAGTCTGAGACAGAAGCTGATGGATTCATCTGTCCTATGGATATCTCCTCCCCAGTAGACAAAGAGAAACTGCGTAACGGTACCACCAATGGGACACATGAT CCTAAGACTGAGAAAGCAGCCAAAGAAATAGGTGCCTTCTCAAAGGAAATAAACTCTCTCACA AACATGCTAGCACACGACCGATTCTTCGAGAATGTCCAAACTTCCAACGTATGA